The proteins below are encoded in one region of Streptomyces marianii:
- a CDS encoding DegT/DnrJ/EryC1/StrS family aminotransferase encodes MGEALEARMRDRLGRECLYVPSCRLGLYVALRHWCGPGGRVLMSPVNDDVILFVVLAAGLRPVQAPLDPRDGSIDVSAVPEATWRSLDAVVTTNLYGNPDPAPALRARCDALGVPLLEDAAHAIGSVAGGRPVGSYGDASVFSLSKHTAAKTGGFLTFADPALRDTLREARDALLTPSRFSAELVHALRPYAEAGVRGLRLVRAARAVMRLLGMEEREAIRMPLRPGELERAVAQAPALPPFHSWVRVDMHDYRISPGRARLRRTARLLDRLDDRLAAHLEGTRLLLASPWGAPGPGPVQPLFRVPLLVADRDAAIAALDRRRITTGYLYDPPLDDYASELFTDPSPDPEPARWFARHALPADPRGAERIIAVLEAAGVRPAGAPPAPGSGGGPPGGTEGGTGG; translated from the coding sequence GTGGGGGAGGCACTGGAAGCGCGGATGCGCGACCGCCTCGGCAGGGAGTGCCTGTACGTGCCGTCGTGCCGGCTCGGGCTGTACGTGGCGCTCCGCCACTGGTGCGGGCCCGGCGGACGGGTACTGATGTCGCCGGTCAACGACGACGTCATCCTCTTCGTGGTGCTGGCGGCGGGCCTGCGTCCGGTCCAGGCGCCGCTGGACCCGAGGGACGGCTCGATCGACGTGTCCGCGGTCCCCGAGGCCACCTGGCGGAGCCTGGACGCGGTCGTCACGACCAACCTCTACGGCAACCCCGACCCCGCGCCCGCGCTGCGCGCCCGCTGCGACGCCCTGGGCGTCCCGCTGCTGGAGGACGCGGCGCACGCGATCGGGTCGGTGGCCGGCGGCCGGCCGGTCGGCTCCTACGGCGACGCGTCCGTGTTCAGCCTCTCCAAGCACACCGCCGCCAAGACCGGGGGCTTCCTCACGTTCGCCGACCCGGCCCTGCGGGACACCCTCCGGGAGGCCCGCGACGCCCTCCTCACGCCCTCCCGGTTCTCCGCCGAACTCGTCCACGCGTTACGGCCGTACGCGGAGGCGGGCGTGCGGGGGCTGCGCCTCGTCCGCGCGGCGCGGGCCGTGATGCGGCTTCTCGGCATGGAGGAGCGCGAGGCGATACGGATGCCGCTGCGGCCGGGCGAGCTGGAGCGGGCGGTCGCGCAGGCGCCCGCGCTCCCGCCGTTCCACTCCTGGGTGCGGGTCGACATGCACGACTACCGGATCAGCCCCGGACGCGCCCGGCTCCGCCGCACCGCGCGGCTGCTCGACCGCCTCGACGACCGTCTCGCGGCCCATCTCGAGGGCACCCGGCTGCTGCTGGCAAGCCCCTGGGGCGCGCCCGGACCCGGCCCGGTGCAGCCGCTCTTCCGCGTCCCGCTCCTGGTCGCCGACCGGGACGCGGCCATCGCCGCGCTGGACCGGCGCCGCATCACCACCGGCTACCTGTACGACCCGCCGCTCGACGACTACGCCTCCGAGCTCTTCACCGATCCCTCGCCCGACCCGGAACCGGCCCGCTGGTTCGCCCGCCACGCCCTCCCGGCCGATCCGCGCGGGGCGGAGCGGATCATCGCCGTACTGGAGGCGGCGGGGGTGCGGCCGGCGGGCGCCCCACCGGCCCCGGGCTCCGGCGGCGGCCCCCCGGGCGGAACCGAGGGCGGAACCGGTGGCTGA
- a CDS encoding RNA polymerase sigma factor SigF, producing the protein MEETMSPRLDETRTPYAPSTHKHDHLESPEHSGRHALDAYDEHPPYEQYGHTEQSEDLDLPALPPFSEVGPVDARALSKTLFARLETLEEGTHEYSYVRNTLVELNLALVKFAASRFRSRSEPMEDIIQVGTIGLIKAIDRFELSRGVEFPTFAMPTIIGEIKRFFRDTSWSVRVPRRLQELRLDLAKAGDELAQQLDRAPTIGELADRLGITRDEVVEGMAASNAYTASSLDAQPDEDETEGTLADRIGYEDHGLEGIEYIESLKPLIASLPPRDRKILSLRFVAGMTQSEIGDELGISQMHVSRLLSRTLNRLRKGLTIEE; encoded by the coding sequence ATGGAGGAGACCATGTCACCCCGGCTCGACGAAACGCGTACCCCGTACGCGCCGTCGACACACAAGCACGATCACCTCGAGTCCCCCGAGCACTCCGGGCGCCACGCGCTCGACGCGTACGACGAGCACCCCCCGTACGAGCAGTACGGGCACACCGAGCAGTCCGAGGACCTCGACCTCCCGGCACTCCCGCCGTTCAGCGAGGTCGGCCCCGTGGACGCGCGCGCTCTGTCGAAGACGCTCTTCGCCCGGCTCGAAACCCTCGAGGAGGGCACGCACGAGTACTCCTACGTGCGTAACACCCTCGTCGAACTCAACCTCGCGCTGGTCAAGTTCGCCGCCTCCCGGTTCCGCTCCCGCAGCGAGCCGATGGAGGACATCATCCAGGTGGGCACGATCGGCCTGATCAAGGCGATCGACCGCTTCGAACTCAGCCGGGGCGTGGAGTTCCCCACGTTCGCGATGCCGACCATCATCGGCGAGATCAAGCGCTTCTTCCGCGACACCTCCTGGTCCGTGCGCGTCCCGCGCCGGCTGCAGGAGCTGCGGCTGGACCTCGCGAAGGCCGGCGACGAACTCGCCCAGCAGCTCGACCGCGCCCCCACCATCGGCGAGCTCGCCGATCGCCTCGGCATCACGCGGGACGAGGTCGTCGAGGGCATGGCCGCGAGCAACGCCTACACCGCGAGCTCCCTGGACGCGCAGCCCGACGAGGACGAGACCGAGGGCACGCTGGCCGACCGCATCGGCTACGAGGACCACGGCCTCGAGGGGATCGAGTACATCGAGTCCCTGAAGCCGCTCATCGCCTCGCTGCCGCCGCGCGACCGCAAGATCCTTTCCCTCCGCTTCGTCGCGGGCATGACCCAGTCCGAGATCGGCGACGAACTCGGCATCTCGCAGATGCACGTGTCGCGCCTGCTGTCCCGCACGCTGAACAGGCTCAGAAAGGGCCTCACGATCGAGGAGTGA
- a CDS encoding STAS domain-containing protein — protein MDRGTVGSANRGRLRVEVRTEGPSEVVTPAGELDHHTAELLRAPLEDALDQGRARLVVDCSHLEFCDSTGLNVLLGARLRAEAAGGGVHLAGMLPVVARVFEITGAEAVFSLHDSVEAALSE, from the coding sequence ATGGACCGCGGGACGGTCGGTAGTGCGAATCGAGGCCGCCTTCGGGTCGAGGTAAGGACCGAAGGCCCGAGCGAAGTGGTGACTCCGGCGGGTGAGCTCGATCACCACACCGCCGAATTGTTGCGTGCGCCACTCGAGGACGCGCTCGACCAAGGTCGTGCACGCCTGGTGGTCGACTGCTCACACCTCGAGTTCTGCGACTCCACGGGACTCAACGTGCTCCTCGGTGCCCGTCTCAGGGCCGAGGCCGCCGGGGGAGGGGTCCATCTGGCCGGGATGCTTCCCGTCGTGGCCCGGGTCTTCGAGATCACCGGTGCGGAGGCGGTCTTCTCCCTCCACGACTCGGTCGAAGCGGCCCTGTCGGAGTGA
- a CDS encoding ATP-binding protein, translating into MSTTRQHPPGDLGPEPDGAPAGGGPGTVLPDGRVRTLALGNASGIVPLARDFTRQALYDWGWLPAANADRRAAAEDVLLVVSELVTNACLHAEGPDRLRVSSDAKVLRLEVTDLGAGQPAPRTPHRAGRPGGHGMFIVQRLCLDWGVVRTPGMTGKTVWAELAAPS; encoded by the coding sequence ATGAGCACCACCCGGCAGCATCCGCCGGGCGACCTCGGCCCCGAGCCGGACGGCGCCCCCGCCGGCGGTGGACCCGGCACCGTCCTGCCCGACGGCCGGGTGCGCACCCTGGCGCTCGGGAACGCCAGCGGCATCGTCCCGCTCGCTCGCGACTTCACCCGGCAGGCCCTGTACGACTGGGGCTGGCTGCCCGCCGCGAACGCCGACCGCCGTGCCGCCGCCGAGGACGTCCTCCTCGTCGTCTCGGAGCTGGTCACCAACGCCTGTCTGCATGCGGAGGGCCCCGACCGGTTGCGCGTCTCCAGTGACGCCAAGGTGCTCCGGCTGGAGGTCACCGACCTCGGCGCCGGCCAGCCCGCGCCGCGGACCCCGCACCGGGCCGGCCGTCCGGGCGGTCACGGCATGTTCATCGTCCAGCGGCTGTGCCTGGACTGGGGCGTCGTCAGGACGCCGGGGATGACCGGCAAGACGGTGTGGGCGGAGCTCGCGGCGCCCTCCTAG
- a CDS encoding peptidase, which produces MSYQKRTALTLAAAVAGSVVLTAAPTAHAAVVDVDYRCQTPIGPKGAVSPIDIKAVRSGGGYKLTMSFRKGVSSSPVELGKGAMNPSAVIELGGAEKREVPVSGPSNAEAIPANTPIRINDLSGTYTPGKSGRVTFTAGVLTIKALGTTTTCTPGNDPKPSLELDVTSAGGGGAQSGSGSGSSAGVGVGADELPRTGPLDSAPALGTLGGTVLLTGAVGVLWLTRRGPRSAG; this is translated from the coding sequence GTGTCGTACCAGAAGCGGACAGCTCTCACGCTGGCAGCGGCCGTGGCGGGCTCGGTGGTGCTGACGGCCGCGCCCACCGCCCATGCCGCCGTCGTGGACGTCGACTACCGGTGCCAGACGCCCATCGGGCCCAAGGGGGCGGTGTCGCCGATCGACATCAAGGCCGTCAGGAGCGGCGGCGGCTACAAGCTCACGATGTCCTTCCGGAAGGGCGTCTCGTCCAGCCCGGTGGAGCTCGGCAAGGGGGCGATGAACCCGAGCGCGGTCATCGAGCTCGGTGGCGCGGAGAAGCGCGAGGTCCCGGTCTCGGGGCCGTCGAACGCCGAGGCGATCCCCGCCAACACCCCCATCAGGATCAACGACTTGAGCGGGACGTACACCCCCGGGAAGAGCGGCAGGGTCACCTTCACCGCCGGGGTGCTCACGATCAAGGCACTCGGCACGACGACCACGTGCACTCCGGGGAACGACCCGAAGCCGTCGCTCGAACTGGACGTCACAAGCGCGGGCGGCGGCGGTGCGCAGTCCGGCTCCGGCTCCGGCTCCAGCGCCGGAGTCGGAGTCGGAGCCGATGAGCTGCCGAGGACCGGTCCCCTCGACTCCGCGCCCGCGCTCGGCACGCTCGGCGGCACGGTGCTCCTGACCGGAGCCGTCGGGGTGCTGTGGCTGACCCGCCGCGGTCCGCGGTCCGCGGGCTGA